A window of the Sediminispirochaeta bajacaliforniensis DSM 16054 genome harbors these coding sequences:
- a CDS encoding KamA family radical SAM protein, with translation MESWQRELKERVTNLDELERFLHLEDEERAWFDSEEERRLPFALTRHYLSLMGDDPASPLRRQAIPRKEEFRFLSYESADPLCEQEYSPLPRLIHRYEDRALFLASDRCALYCRHCFRRHFTGGAGQGDREVKNRKDRRSLFEAAQDAACYLEKRPEIRELLLSGGDPLMLPDGTLFRLIDLFRKHRPDLILRIGTRMPAVLPSRITPVLAREFGRRAPLFVVCQFNHPDEISPPAVEALARLADSGIPILNQSVLLRGVNDDRETLKALSGVLLAARVIPYYLFQGDLAAGTSHLRAPILKGVSIMRSLRQCMSGLATPVYAVDLPGGGGKVSIPLDPVLRVEEREALLPGPDNRLWPYPVED, from the coding sequence ATGGAGAGCTGGCAACGGGAACTGAAAGAGCGGGTAACGAATCTGGATGAGCTGGAGAGGTTCCTTCATCTTGAGGATGAGGAACGGGCCTGGTTTGACTCCGAAGAGGAGCGGCGCCTTCCCTTTGCCCTGACACGACACTATCTGTCCCTTATGGGCGATGATCCGGCATCACCCCTGCGTCGGCAGGCTATTCCCAGGAAAGAGGAGTTCCGCTTTCTTTCCTATGAGTCTGCCGATCCCCTTTGTGAACAGGAGTATAGCCCGCTTCCCCGTTTGATCCATCGTTACGAAGACAGGGCCCTTTTTTTGGCCTCCGATCGCTGTGCCCTCTATTGTCGACACTGCTTTCGTCGCCATTTTACCGGTGGCGCTGGTCAGGGAGACCGTGAGGTAAAGAATCGAAAGGACCGGCGTTCGCTTTTTGAGGCGGCCCAGGATGCCGCCTGTTATCTTGAAAAACGGCCGGAGATCCGGGAACTCCTTCTCTCCGGTGGTGATCCCCTGATGCTTCCCGATGGAACCCTTTTTCGGCTTATCGATCTTTTTCGTAAGCACAGGCCCGATCTCATCCTTCGTATCGGTACGAGGATGCCGGCGGTGCTTCCCTCACGGATAACGCCTGTGTTGGCCCGGGAATTTGGTCGCAGGGCACCGCTTTTCGTCGTGTGCCAGTTTAACCATCCCGATGAAATCTCTCCTCCGGCTGTCGAGGCCCTTGCGAGGCTTGCGGATTCAGGAATCCCGATTCTCAATCAGTCGGTTTTGCTGCGTGGGGTGAATGATGACCGTGAAACCCTGAAGGCCCTGAGCGGGGTTTTGCTTGCCGCCAGGGTTATTCCCTACTACCTGTTTCAGGGGGACCTTGCGGCCGGCACATCGCATCTCCGGGCCCCGATCCTCAAAGGCGTGTCGATTATGCGCTCATTGCGGCAGTGCATGTCGGGGCTCGCCACACCGGTCTATGCCGTTGACCTGCCCGGCGGCGGAGGAAAGGTTTCTATTCCCCTTGATCCGGTTCTCCGGGTGGAGGAGAGAGAGGCATTGCTTCCCGGTCCTGACAATAGACTCTGGCCCTATCCCGTCGAGGATTAA
- a CDS encoding PAS domain S-box protein: MDTVLLSIIEEVSDGILIIDEKSELLFFNDVFSRMFGLRADEILSGHHSFLKNIGLEHPEETSFSVHLSGTGFRFDEPTRGFSVKSTRLTTDNGFYFLIILRELVDGSNNQAVEQEYEQLFRTIGDAMFTARMNGRVETSNPAFAELLEYHEEDAPSDLREVYVYQDELEDKQRRLLEAGTVFNLETHLYNNNRAIKRVLDTSWIIKDQSGNVTGYATQWKDVTYLRNLESRLKISERNFTILFDTILSGIIIFDPEGTILNLNTAAERTYGYHWEEMVGQHYDDLLRVDRGNDAFAKLVALIQYNEGSYVESEVKRRRKDGAVIYTYASFTSIVDSTGTVIAYSMAEKDLTERVHLEQKLRDSLHELKDTQSAAIIGFAKLTEYRDKDTGAHLERIREFTRIMAQTLRRLPKYAAYITDDYLEDLSLSSILHDVGKVGISDSILLKPGRFNPDEYEQIKAHSRLGGEALEVVDKQLTKTSFLTMGKEIAYYHHERWDGSGYPEGLSGEGIPLSARIVSIADVYDALTSKRPYKEAYSHEKAVEIIAGERGKQFDPEIVDAFMENHQVFARIKRFFEFEENPETMYDLLEGKHKQKEVDLA; encoded by the coding sequence GTGGATACGGTACTGCTGAGCATAATTGAAGAAGTTTCCGACGGAATCCTCATCATTGACGAGAAGAGTGAACTTCTTTTTTTTAACGATGTTTTTTCGAGAATGTTTGGCCTTCGTGCCGACGAAATTCTTTCGGGGCATCATTCGTTTCTTAAGAATATCGGTTTGGAACATCCTGAAGAGACCTCTTTTAGTGTTCATCTTTCGGGTACAGGATTTCGGTTCGACGAACCTACGCGCGGTTTCAGTGTTAAAAGTACACGCCTTACCACGGACAACGGCTTTTATTTTTTGATTATCCTGAGAGAACTGGTCGACGGCAGCAACAATCAAGCGGTGGAGCAGGAGTATGAGCAACTCTTTCGAACGATCGGTGATGCAATGTTTACCGCACGCATGAACGGCCGGGTCGAAACCTCAAATCCCGCTTTTGCCGAGCTTCTTGAGTACCACGAAGAAGACGCACCTTCCGATTTGCGCGAGGTGTACGTTTACCAGGATGAACTTGAGGATAAGCAGCGCAGATTGCTTGAGGCTGGGACGGTTTTTAATCTGGAGACTCACCTCTATAACAACAATCGTGCAATCAAACGGGTACTTGATACCAGCTGGATCATCAAGGACCAGTCGGGAAACGTGACCGGCTATGCCACTCAATGGAAAGATGTCACCTATCTTCGGAATCTTGAATCCAGGCTCAAGATATCGGAACGAAATTTTACCATTCTCTTTGATACCATCCTTTCCGGAATCATCATTTTTGACCCCGAAGGAACCATTCTTAATCTCAATACCGCCGCAGAACGAACCTACGGCTACCATTGGGAAGAGATGGTCGGCCAACATTACGACGATTTGCTTAGGGTCGATCGGGGCAACGACGCCTTTGCAAAGCTGGTTGCCCTGATTCAGTATAATGAAGGGAGTTATGTTGAGAGCGAGGTGAAACGTCGTCGGAAAGATGGAGCGGTCATCTACACCTATGCAAGTTTCACTTCCATTGTAGATTCGACGGGAACCGTTATCGCCTATTCCATGGCCGAAAAAGATTTGACCGAGCGTGTTCATCTGGAGCAGAAACTAAGGGATTCCCTTCATGAGCTCAAAGACACCCAGTCGGCAGCCATCATCGGCTTTGCCAAGCTTACCGAATACCGAGACAAAGATACCGGTGCTCATCTTGAGCGTATTCGCGAATTTACGAGAATCATGGCCCAAACCCTTCGAAGACTGCCCAAATATGCGGCCTATATAACCGACGACTATCTTGAAGATCTTTCGCTTTCTTCCATTCTTCACGATGTCGGGAAGGTGGGAATTTCCGATTCCATCCTGCTGAAACCCGGACGCTTTAACCCGGATGAGTATGAACAGATTAAGGCTCATTCCAGGCTTGGAGGCGAGGCTTTGGAGGTTGTTGATAAACAGCTTACAAAGACCAGTTTTCTCACCATGGGTAAAGAGATTGCCTACTATCATCATGAACGCTGGGATGGCAGTGGCTATCCGGAGGGACTTAGTGGGGAGGGTATCCCTCTTTCGGCAAGAATTGTTTCCATCGCCGATGTCTACGATGCTCTTACCAGCAAACGTCCCTACAAAGAGGCCTATAGCCACGAAAAGGCCGTGGAGATTATCGCAGGGGAACGCGGCAAACAATTTGATCCGGAGATCGTGGATGCCTTTATGGAGAACCACCAGGTTTTCGCTCGTATAAAGCGTTTTTTCGAATTTGAAGAAAACCCCGAAACCATGTATGATCTCCTTGAAGGAAAACATAAACAGAAGGAAGTTGATCTTGCCTGA
- a CDS encoding SPOR domain-containing protein, which translates to MEQKKIVWILFSVTLFLLVLVGTGFIWFFPKGNDVPVAAGDGSAEAASSAAGPIKDPIEWVRSDDSEYPGLEEAPPEASGDEKAGDGSDEFVIVYGEKDSSTVSVDAGTGKSPEPVLTPAPKRQSESVSTPPSTAPRSEPPRTPTPVRRTVSVLEYWIQAGSFQSRSGAEEANKLLADKGFTGRLTTKEVDGREYYRLRLGPYAGKEEAEKFLRWVKDVEPFKESYISQVRVTKTVTE; encoded by the coding sequence ATGGAACAAAAGAAGATAGTGTGGATACTTTTTTCGGTGACGCTCTTTCTCCTGGTGTTGGTGGGGACCGGATTTATCTGGTTTTTCCCGAAGGGGAATGATGTTCCCGTTGCCGCAGGCGACGGTTCCGCCGAAGCGGCCTCTTCGGCGGCTGGCCCGATAAAGGATCCGATTGAATGGGTACGAAGTGATGACTCCGAGTATCCTGGTTTGGAAGAGGCGCCTCCTGAGGCCTCCGGCGATGAGAAGGCCGGAGACGGCAGTGATGAGTTTGTCATTGTGTATGGGGAAAAGGACTCATCGACAGTTTCTGTTGATGCCGGGACGGGCAAAAGCCCCGAACCAGTACTTACTCCCGCTCCCAAAAGGCAGAGTGAATCGGTTTCTACTCCTCCTTCCACTGCCCCTCGAAGTGAGCCGCCCCGGACACCGACACCGGTTCGGCGTACCGTATCGGTCTTGGAGTATTGGATCCAGGCGGGATCTTTCCAAAGCAGAAGCGGGGCCGAGGAAGCGAACAAGCTTCTTGCAGATAAGGGGTTTACCGGGCGTCTTACCACAAAGGAGGTCGACGGCAGAGAGTATTATCGTCTCCGCCTAGGCCCCTATGCCGGGAAGGAAGAAGCGGAAAAATTTCTGCGCTGGGTTAAGGATGTGGAACCTTTTAAGGAAAGCTACATCAGCCAGGTCCGGGTCACAAAAACCGTCACCGAATAG
- a CDS encoding OmpA family protein, whose translation MKKEIAYIAIEIENTTLTRCMDLKDGKQSHTLQLTTMVDNQRRALVTIFLCEGSTKQLLKQFDLTHLRPKPAGPPRFFLTCLYDGDSLLTIRLKVDGKEYAAERVDLSRFIRRKRPMLLLIPVFLLLAAAAVLLIPRTCTTRKNKDRTVTASVSAEESRHSEKSSPAATGKMTQESSETIETQQSPAKPSPQASSPPPTSPPQEQPQEQRKIAEQEPTAPVTASALRSVEQRLVIYFHPNDSKLTAEAQTQLRVFGRQLREWNSIDVVSIEGHCALLGTEKGRIELSRERAEKSAAFLETIGIPAQEVSSQWFAGERPATRDPDKQELNRRVEISAKGKEERQ comes from the coding sequence ATGAAGAAAGAAATCGCCTATATCGCAATTGAAATAGAAAACACCACGCTTACCCGCTGTATGGATTTAAAGGATGGTAAGCAGTCTCATACCCTGCAGTTGACAACGATGGTCGACAATCAGAGGAGAGCACTCGTCACCATCTTTCTGTGCGAAGGGTCCACGAAGCAGCTTCTGAAACAGTTTGATTTGACCCATCTTCGGCCGAAGCCGGCAGGCCCCCCCCGCTTCTTTCTCACCTGCCTGTACGACGGCGATAGCCTGCTCACTATTCGGCTCAAGGTGGACGGGAAAGAGTATGCCGCAGAACGCGTCGACCTAAGCCGCTTTATCAGGCGGAAACGACCGATGCTTCTGCTGATTCCGGTGTTCCTGCTGCTTGCGGCTGCTGCGGTATTGCTTATTCCCCGAACGTGTACCACCCGGAAGAATAAGGACCGTACGGTAACGGCATCCGTTTCTGCAGAAGAAAGCAGACACAGCGAGAAATCCTCTCCGGCGGCAACGGGGAAGATGACGCAAGAATCTTCAGAGACTATCGAAACACAGCAAAGCCCTGCAAAACCATCGCCTCAAGCTTCATCCCCCCCCCCTACTTCGCCCCCGCAGGAGCAGCCTCAGGAGCAAAGAAAGATAGCCGAGCAGGAGCCAACGGCCCCGGTAACGGCTTCCGCACTTCGGTCCGTCGAACAAAGACTCGTCATTTATTTTCATCCCAACGATTCGAAGCTCACCGCCGAGGCCCAAACCCAGCTCCGCGTCTTCGGCCGGCAACTCAGGGAGTGGAACAGTATCGATGTCGTGAGTATCGAAGGTCACTGCGCTCTGCTTGGCACCGAAAAGGGGAGGATAGAGCTCTCGCGGGAACGTGCCGAAAAGAGTGCCGCCTTTCTCGAAACGATCGGGATCCCCGCGCAAGAAGTTTCCTCGCAATGGTTTGCCGGCGAAAGGCCCGCCACCCGGGACCCTGACAAACAGGAGCTGAACCGACGGGTTGAAATTTCGGCGAAAGGGAAAGAAGAGCGGCAATAG
- the polA gene encoding DNA polymerase I, whose amino-acid sequence MKRSEETTTLYLLDGYSIIYRSYFAFMGRHLSAPDGTNVSALFGFFRTLFSILDEYRPGALAVVLDSRVPTFRHEMYPEYKANREKAPEELHAQVPMIEEILGAMGMTVLRKDGVEADDIIATMAERCRKKDCPCVIVTGDKDLLQLLGGEIRMLRPEKGGYQLIGRDDVFDQWGVEADQIVDYLSLTGDQADNVPGVKGIGPKTASKLLTKFGDLDGVYENLNACSTGERTKLEASREDAFLSRSLIILKKDVSLPPEAPTPVGELNREAAVPLLLRYGAKSLAEQAKGAKISEKQLSRQREKRAEASAVSDELLGEGRYEQIDDLEGLDRWIEKALTAGACALDIETDSLDAMLANPVGFSLAVSPKQAAYLPLIAEGQRKFDDDAVRERLVRLTSSPSVRIIGHNFKYDYKVLRRWGVVTKNLAFDTMVAAWLLDTTANSYGMDPLAASLLGYKTISFKDVVPKDGLFQDISAETATRYAAEDADITFRFYELFRRQLKERGLEKLFFELEMPLVPILAEMECAGITLLSDRLEAYGRELEKDLGTIEDDIWQACGHSFNINSTKQLQQVLFEERKLTPIKKTKTGYSTDISVLEELAREDVVPLLVLRHRSLAKLKSTYVDALPKLVNPETGRIHTQLIQTGTATGRLSSKDPNLQNIPIRDEEGRRIRSAFVPAEGHLFISADYSQIELVVLAHLSEDPELSQAFRSGGDVHRRTASLIFDVSEADVSSEQRRIAKTINFGVMYGMSAFRLSRELGISRSRADSFISAYFRRYFRIQSFMRKVVQETEQSGVSKTLLGRERSIPAINSRNKTEKAGAERIAVNTPIQGTAADIVKLAMLAVSKRMASEGLKSKMVLQIHDELLFEVPFDEADRMERLLKEEMESAVKLSVPLTVSIERGGSWGDLH is encoded by the coding sequence ATGAAAAGATCGGAAGAAACAACCACACTCTATCTGCTTGACGGCTATAGTATTATTTACCGTTCCTATTTTGCCTTCATGGGAAGGCATCTCAGTGCTCCCGACGGGACGAATGTCTCGGCCCTTTTCGGATTTTTCCGGACCCTTTTTTCAATCCTTGATGAATACCGTCCCGGCGCACTCGCCGTCGTGCTCGACTCGAGGGTTCCGACCTTTCGGCATGAGATGTATCCCGAGTATAAGGCGAATAGGGAAAAGGCCCCCGAGGAATTACACGCCCAGGTCCCGATGATCGAGGAAATCCTCGGTGCCATGGGAATGACCGTCTTGCGAAAAGATGGTGTAGAGGCCGACGATATCATCGCCACCATGGCCGAGCGGTGCAGAAAAAAGGATTGTCCCTGTGTCATTGTGACCGGCGACAAGGATCTTTTGCAGCTTCTCGGGGGAGAGATCCGTATGCTGCGTCCCGAAAAGGGGGGCTATCAGCTCATCGGCAGGGACGATGTCTTCGATCAGTGGGGGGTCGAGGCTGATCAGATCGTCGATTATCTTTCCCTCACCGGCGATCAGGCCGATAATGTTCCCGGGGTCAAGGGGATCGGCCCCAAGACCGCCTCCAAGCTTTTAACGAAATTCGGTGATCTCGACGGGGTGTATGAAAACCTCAATGCATGCAGCACGGGAGAGCGGACAAAGCTCGAGGCCTCCCGGGAGGATGCCTTTCTCAGCCGCTCCCTTATCATCCTGAAAAAAGATGTTTCCCTTCCGCCTGAGGCTCCTACTCCGGTGGGTGAACTTAACCGTGAGGCCGCTGTCCCCCTGCTTTTACGCTACGGTGCCAAGAGCCTTGCCGAGCAGGCGAAAGGGGCTAAGATAAGTGAAAAGCAGCTTTCCCGGCAGCGTGAAAAACGTGCCGAGGCTTCCGCCGTTTCCGATGAGCTTCTCGGAGAGGGGCGTTATGAGCAGATTGATGATCTCGAAGGTCTTGACCGATGGATCGAAAAGGCTCTCACCGCTGGTGCTTGTGCGCTTGATATAGAAACCGACAGCCTGGATGCCATGCTGGCCAATCCTGTCGGCTTTTCACTGGCCGTTAGCCCGAAACAGGCTGCCTATTTGCCCCTTATTGCGGAGGGCCAGCGGAAATTCGACGATGATGCCGTGCGTGAGCGCCTTGTGCGCCTCACCTCAAGCCCTTCGGTCCGCATTATCGGACATAATTTCAAGTACGATTACAAGGTCCTGCGTCGCTGGGGAGTGGTTACGAAGAACCTTGCCTTCGATACCATGGTCGCCGCATGGCTGCTCGATACCACAGCCAACAGCTATGGTATGGATCCCCTTGCCGCTTCACTCTTAGGCTATAAGACCATCTCATTTAAGGATGTGGTGCCGAAGGACGGACTGTTCCAGGACATCTCCGCGGAGACTGCAACCCGCTATGCGGCCGAGGATGCCGACATCACCTTTCGCTTCTATGAACTTTTTCGTCGCCAGCTGAAGGAGCGGGGTCTCGAAAAGCTTTTTTTCGAGCTTGAGATGCCCCTTGTACCCATCCTTGCGGAGATGGAATGTGCCGGCATTACCCTGCTTTCCGACCGCCTGGAGGCCTATGGCCGGGAGCTTGAAAAGGATCTTGGAACGATCGAGGATGATATCTGGCAGGCCTGCGGTCACAGTTTCAATATCAACTCGACAAAGCAGCTTCAGCAGGTTCTCTTCGAGGAGCGGAAGCTCACCCCGATAAAGAAAACCAAAACCGGCTATTCGACCGATATCTCCGTGCTGGAGGAGCTTGCCAGGGAAGACGTTGTTCCTTTGCTGGTCCTTCGTCACCGCAGCCTGGCAAAACTCAAATCCACCTATGTCGACGCCCTGCCCAAACTGGTCAACCCGGAAACTGGCAGGATCCATACCCAGCTGATCCAGACCGGGACCGCTACCGGGCGTCTTTCCAGTAAGGATCCCAATCTCCAGAATATCCCCATCCGGGATGAGGAGGGGCGAAGGATTCGTTCTGCCTTTGTCCCTGCCGAAGGACACCTCTTCATATCCGCAGACTACAGTCAGATCGAGCTGGTGGTCCTTGCCCATTTGTCCGAGGATCCCGAGCTTTCCCAGGCATTTCGCAGCGGAGGGGATGTTCACCGGCGTACGGCTTCCCTTATTTTCGATGTGTCGGAAGCGGATGTCAGCTCCGAGCAGCGTCGGATTGCCAAGACCATTAATTTCGGTGTGATGTACGGCATGTCCGCCTTTCGGCTGAGCCGTGAATTGGGAATATCCCGAAGCAGGGCCGATTCCTTTATCTCCGCCTATTTTCGCCGTTATTTCAGGATCCAGAGCTTCATGAGAAAGGTGGTGCAGGAGACAGAGCAGAGCGGGGTGAGCAAAACCCTTCTCGGCAGAGAGCGTTCCATCCCCGCCATCAACAGTAGAAACAAGACGGAGAAGGCGGGGGCCGAGCGCATTGCCGTCAACACGCCGATTCAGGGCACTGCCGCCGATATCGTGAAGCTGGCCATGCTTGCCGTTAGTAAGCGAATGGCCTCTGAGGGATTGAAAAGCAAGATGGTCCTGCAGATTCATGATGAGCTGCTGTTCGAGGTTCCCTTTGATGAGGCCGACCGTATGGAAAGGCTGCTGAAAGAGGAGATGGAGTCGGCGGTGAAGCTTTCGGTTCCCTTGACGGTAAGTATTGAGCGGGGGGGAAGCTGGGGAGATCTCCATTGA
- a CDS encoding mechanosensitive ion channel family protein — MPDLLIAFFNKPLALGAISFPFTPLHLLLAFVLPLVCAFVIYRLLLRGGRKLLFTLKIQDEMKEKIGHWYRLILRLIYLFLIIGLISRLFGAKLFEYWRLFYSALNQPLIKSGDTSISFVTIILTIPVFYLASWAGRISKGMMNQSFLRRIGIDEAKQFSLANLLRYSVMFIVLLIGLSVIGINLSALTVIFGVLGLGLGFGLQNVVANFFAGVVIIITRPIKEGDFIIVEGNEGSVVQIRIISTVISTLMNETIIVPNSQLVSNTVYNNTYDDKSVLIRNDIGVSYRSDVERVVEMLESATIPCPFRRKDKAPAVRLKEFGSSSINFAVFTWIRDVHDKYAAHHWINMEIWKACKTKGIEIPFPQLDLHLKDGDNDLPSHRQS, encoded by the coding sequence TTGCCTGACCTGCTTATCGCTTTTTTCAATAAGCCCCTTGCCCTTGGCGCCATATCGTTTCCCTTTACCCCATTGCACCTTCTGCTCGCCTTTGTCCTTCCCCTTGTCTGTGCATTTGTTATCTACCGCCTCTTGCTACGCGGCGGAAGGAAACTTCTTTTCACACTGAAGATACAAGACGAGATGAAAGAAAAGATTGGTCACTGGTACCGTCTGATCCTGCGTCTTATCTACCTTTTTCTCATTATCGGCCTTATCAGCAGGCTTTTTGGTGCCAAGCTCTTCGAATACTGGCGACTTTTCTACAGTGCACTAAATCAACCGCTGATCAAGTCGGGAGACACCAGCATCAGCTTTGTTACCATCATCCTTACGATCCCTGTGTTCTATCTTGCCAGCTGGGCGGGAAGAATTTCGAAAGGAATGATGAATCAATCCTTCCTGCGCCGCATCGGTATTGATGAAGCAAAACAGTTCTCTCTTGCAAATCTATTGCGCTACTCGGTCATGTTTATCGTTTTGCTGATTGGCCTTTCGGTCATCGGTATTAACCTGTCGGCCCTGACCGTCATCTTCGGTGTGCTCGGTCTCGGCCTTGGTTTCGGCCTGCAAAATGTAGTTGCCAATTTTTTTGCCGGTGTTGTGATCATCATCACCAGACCGATAAAAGAGGGGGATTTCATTATCGTAGAGGGAAACGAGGGATCGGTCGTTCAGATTCGTATTATCTCTACGGTCATCAGCACACTCATGAACGAGACTATTATTGTTCCCAATAGTCAACTGGTTTCCAATACCGTCTATAACAATACCTATGACGACAAGAGTGTTTTAATACGGAACGATATTGGTGTTTCCTATCGTTCGGATGTGGAACGGGTCGTTGAGATGCTCGAATCGGCCACAATCCCCTGTCCTTTTCGAAGAAAGGATAAAGCTCCTGCCGTCAGGCTGAAGGAGTTCGGGAGTTCAAGTATCAATTTTGCCGTCTTTACCTGGATAAGAGACGTACACGATAAATATGCCGCCCATCACTGGATCAATATGGAGATTTGGAAGGCATGTAAAACCAAGGGAATAGAGATCCCCTTTCCTCAACTGGACCTTCACCTTAAAGATGGGGATAACGATTTGCCATCACATCGGCAATCGTGA
- the coaE gene encoding dephospho-CoA kinase (Dephospho-CoA kinase (CoaE) performs the final step in coenzyme A biosynthesis.), whose product MVLGLTGRYCAGKDLVASLLAERGWIVIDVDDLGHGALAARAADVVAAFGSDVGDGKDGIDRRRLGARVFGDDEALARLEAIVHPEMVREVRRRIDDVGIGGKVIVNAAILEKMGLDKLCDAILFVSAPMPLRFFRALRRDALPPQRILQRFSAQKSIDAKRLRKDVDTYTIYNVGSIRHLRKKVLRIEANLLKG is encoded by the coding sequence ATGGTCCTTGGTCTCACCGGTCGCTACTGCGCTGGAAAGGATCTTGTTGCCTCCCTGCTTGCCGAAAGGGGTTGGATTGTCATCGATGTAGATGATCTTGGTCACGGCGCCCTTGCGGCCAGGGCCGCGGATGTTGTTGCGGCCTTTGGTTCTGATGTCGGGGATGGAAAGGACGGCATCGATCGACGTCGTCTGGGCGCGCGGGTTTTCGGTGATGATGAGGCCCTGGCCCGACTGGAGGCTATCGTGCACCCCGAAATGGTACGTGAGGTCCGGCGGCGGATCGACGACGTCGGGATTGGGGGGAAGGTGATCGTCAATGCTGCCATTCTTGAAAAGATGGGTTTGGATAAGCTCTGCGACGCGATCCTGTTTGTTTCCGCTCCGATGCCGCTCCGTTTCTTTCGGGCCCTGCGGCGGGATGCCCTCCCCCCGCAGCGAATTCTTCAACGCTTTTCCGCTCAAAAAAGTATTGATGCTAAACGACTGAGAAAAGATGTCGATACTTATACTATATACAATGTCGGTTCGATACGGCATTTGCGGAAAAAAGTCCTTCGAATCGAGGCGAATTTGTTGAAGGGATGA
- a CDS encoding MFS transporter has protein sequence MKKKEGMRQYYGITFLIGLGFFTMGLMDPLYDTYVPMFLSNFISMDSIVGTVMGLDNLFALLLIPIVSALSDRTRTPIGRRMPYIIVTLPATALFFGLLPYSALTSLVALILAIFFLNLFKQAARGPVVALMPDMIPGEYRSEANGVINTMGGIAAIVGTVGLAKLYDLNVTLPLFGATIRPGGAGSYIGTLPFLLSALLVLLAVLLLFLFVKEKQVAQEHEQEEKVPIWKSLHMIIGAQDKSALFILVSLLLWFIGYQGVLPWIGIYSREFLGLKPGTAALSAGMVGIAYAIFAIPSGILAHRIGRKRAIRGSLFSLTLVTVLLFFHHPVASGILGLTGMPLVLSFWLLLFLFGIFWVTVVTNSFPMLWQMASYGTMGIYTGLYYFFSQSAGIIAPGFSGAMRDLFGDRSMFLTASCCMFAAFLVMGLVRKGEAEE, from the coding sequence ATGAAGAAAAAAGAGGGAATGAGACAGTACTACGGTATAACCTTTTTGATCGGCCTTGGTTTCTTTACCATGGGACTTATGGATCCGCTGTACGATACCTATGTTCCAATGTTCCTATCCAACTTTATCTCCATGGACAGCATCGTCGGCACCGTCATGGGACTCGACAACCTTTTCGCTCTCTTGCTTATCCCTATTGTTTCGGCCCTCTCGGATAGAACGCGGACCCCTATTGGAAGAAGAATGCCATATATCATCGTCACGCTTCCTGCAACGGCGCTCTTTTTCGGCCTCCTCCCCTACTCCGCTCTTACCAGTTTGGTGGCGCTGATTCTGGCCATCTTTTTCCTCAACCTTTTCAAACAAGCCGCCAGGGGGCCGGTGGTGGCCCTTATGCCGGATATGATTCCCGGTGAATATCGCTCGGAGGCGAACGGTGTTATTAATACCATGGGGGGAATTGCGGCCATCGTCGGCACCGTTGGACTGGCAAAGCTCTACGATCTGAACGTTACACTTCCCTTGTTCGGAGCAACGATACGGCCAGGCGGAGCAGGGAGCTACATAGGAACCCTTCCCTTTCTGCTTTCCGCCCTTTTGGTTCTCCTTGCGGTCCTTCTGCTTTTCCTTTTTGTCAAGGAAAAGCAGGTTGCCCAGGAACACGAGCAGGAAGAGAAAGTCCCGATATGGAAAAGCTTGCACATGATCATCGGGGCACAAGATAAGAGTGCCCTTTTCATCCTTGTCAGCCTTCTGCTCTGGTTTATCGGTTACCAGGGGGTGCTTCCCTGGATCGGCATCTATTCCCGTGAATTCCTCGGCCTGAAGCCGGGGACGGCGGCCCTTTCTGCCGGGATGGTGGGAATCGCCTATGCTATCTTCGCCATTCCCTCGGGGATTCTGGCTCATCGAATAGGCAGGAAACGAGCAATACGGGGATCCCTCTTCTCCCTCACCCTCGTTACGGTATTACTTTTCTTTCATCATCCCGTGGCATCCGGAATCCTCGGCTTAACAGGCATGCCGCTGGTACTTAGTTTCTGGCTGCTGCTTTTTCTTTTCGGCATATTTTGGGTCACGGTGGTTACCAACAGCTTTCCGATGCTCTGGCAGATGGCGTCATACGGAACCATGGGAATATACACCGGGCTCTATTATTTTTTCTCGCAATCCGCCGGTATCATCGCACCGGGATTTTCCGGTGCGATGAGGGACCTCTTTGGAGATCGCAGCATGTTTCTTACCGCTTCCTGCTGCATGTTTGCCGCTTTTCTTGTAATGGGGCTGGTACGAAAAGGTGAGGCGGAAGAGTAG